The genome window AGTGCGTTTGGAAAACAGGCGCTTTCGCTGAGTAAAGAGATTGAGGCGATTTCCGCGAGCGATCCGGACCGCTTTGTGCGCACCCGGGCCGCCGAATTTCTCGGGTTGACCGGCGCTGCCGACCCGGTTCCCGTTCTGATGGATGTGCTTCGTCACAGTACGGATCCCATCGAGGTCAATCTGATCCTCAACACGGTGGTGCTGCTGCGCGACGGTGCCGGCATACAGTTTGATCTGTCGAATGTTGGGAATGCGGCGTGGATGAAAATGGGCGGTTTGGTTCCGCATCGGGTGAATTATCTGGAAGGCGGAACCGGTGAACTGCCTAAGAAAAAATAAACGATGAAAAACATGCTGAAAAAAACAGTGTTGGCCGTTGGCGCAGCTGGTGCAGTCTGTGCATCAGGCAAACCAAACGTTGTGCTGATCGTTTGCGATGATCTGAATGATTACATCACCGGAATTCCCGGAGACAAAGGCCATCCGCAGTCCATCACGCCGAATGTTGAAAAGCTGGCTCAATCCGGGGTTGCCTTCCGGCGGGCCTACAGCAACAATCCCGTTTGTGCGCCGTCGCGATCCAGTTTTTTGACGGGGATCTATCCGCATACCTCTGGCAACTTTTTCTGGAACAAATGGTTCACCAATCCGGTGCTGAAAAACTCACACAGTCTGATGGATTACTTTCGCAAGAATGGCTACTACACGGCCGGTTCCGGAAAGCTGATGCATCATGGTAAACCCGATGAGTGGAATGAGTTTAAGCATAAAGCAGACTACGGGCCGTCCGTTTTTGATGGCGAAAAACGGATTGCTCATCCGTGTGTGCCGGATCCGTTTCGACAGATCGGCGGCGTAGACGGATCGTGGGGGATGCTGGAGGATATTCCGTTTGCAGACGACGATAATCCGCAGAGCGGCTGGATTTATAGCGACTGGAGCAAAGTGACACCGTTCCGTTCGGGCATTGATCCGACGCCGGATGAGCGCAACGCCGCCTGGGCCGCTGCACGGATCAAACAGTTTGCCGATGAGAAAAACGATCAGCCGTTTTTCCTCGGCGTGGGCTTTATCCGTCCGCATACCCCGCTGCACGTGTCGAAAAAATATTACGACATGTTTCCGCTGGATGACATTGAGCTTCCGGTGATCAAGGATGGGGATGCCGCCGATACGCATTATCAGAAGCTTTTTGATCCGAGCCAGAAAGGCTTGCGCTATTACCGTATGCTGCTTGAATCTTTCGACGGGGATAAGGCACTGGCCATTAAAACATTTGCCCGGGCATACCTTGCCTGTGTAGCTGCCGTCGACGAATGTATCGGGCAGGTTGTGGACGCGGTTGATAACAGTCCGTTTAAAGACAATACCATCATTGTGCTGACTGCGGATCACGGCTGGCAGATGGGACAGAAAGATTATCTGTTTAAAAACTCCCCCTGGGAGGAAAGCTGCCGCATTCCGTTTGTGGTGCGCGCACCGGGCGTAACGAATCCCGGTGGCGTAGCCGAACATCCGATTTCGCTGATTGATCTTTATCCGACGCTGGCGGACCTGTGCGGCCTTTCCGGAGACACCCGCAAAAATGATCAGGGGGCGATATTGGACGGACACAGTGTGCGCCCGTTCCTTGAAGATCCGCAAAGCCGTGAATGGGCCGGACCTGACGGCGCTCTTTCCATGATCTACGTCGGTGATTCAAAAAAAACCTTCACGCCGGAAGAAAAAAACGATCTGGCCAACCAGCACTGGAGCTGGCGCACCGAGCGCTGGCGCTACATCCGCTACAACGACGGGACCGAAGAACTCTATGATCATCAGAAAGATCCGCGCGAGTGGACCAATTTGGCGGACCTGCCGGAATACAAAACCATCAAGGAACAGCTGAATCAGGATATGTCTGAAGTGATCGGCCCGATGCAGCAGTTCGCTGCCGACAAGCCGAAGGCTAATGTTTCTGTGCGCACACAAGCCAAGCGCGAAGCTAAGAAACCGAAATGGGACTGGTTCACCGCGCTTGATCAAAACAAGGACAATGAGGTGACGGAAGCCGAGTGGCTGGCGTGGGCGAAACAGTCGCAGAAGAAAAAGGGAGAGTCGTACAACGAAGAAAATCACCGAACCTATTTTAAAAA of Tichowtungia aerotolerans contains these proteins:
- a CDS encoding sulfatase; the protein is MLKKTVLAVGAAGAVCASGKPNVVLIVCDDLNDYITGIPGDKGHPQSITPNVEKLAQSGVAFRRAYSNNPVCAPSRSSFLTGIYPHTSGNFFWNKWFTNPVLKNSHSLMDYFRKNGYYTAGSGKLMHHGKPDEWNEFKHKADYGPSVFDGEKRIAHPCVPDPFRQIGGVDGSWGMLEDIPFADDDNPQSGWIYSDWSKVTPFRSGIDPTPDERNAAWAAARIKQFADEKNDQPFFLGVGFIRPHTPLHVSKKYYDMFPLDDIELPVIKDGDAADTHYQKLFDPSQKGLRYYRMLLESFDGDKALAIKTFARAYLACVAAVDECIGQVVDAVDNSPFKDNTIIVLTADHGWQMGQKDYLFKNSPWEESCRIPFVVRAPGVTNPGGVAEHPISLIDLYPTLADLCGLSGDTRKNDQGAILDGHSVRPFLEDPQSREWAGPDGALSMIYVGDSKKTFTPEEKNDLANQHWSWRTERWRYIRYNDGTEELYDHQKDPREWTNLADLPEYKTIKEQLNQDMSEVIGPMQQFAADKPKANVSVRTQAKREAKKPKWDWFTALDQNKDNEVTEAEWLAWAKQSQKKKGESYNEENHRTYFKKRDANGDGIMTREELEASKQ